From Gopherus flavomarginatus isolate rGopFla2 chromosome 16, rGopFla2.mat.asm, whole genome shotgun sequence, a single genomic window includes:
- the CS gene encoding citrate synthase, mitochondrial produces MTLLTAGRRAAARLLGAKNAPCIFFAARHASSTSTNLKDVLANLIPKEQSRIKSFRQQYGNTVIGQITVEMVYGGMRGMKGLIYETSVLDPDEGIRFRGYSIPECQKLLPKAPGGEEPLPEGLFWLLLTRDIPTQEQVNWVSQEWAKRAALPSHVVTMLDNFPTNLHPMSQLSAAITALNSESSFARAYSEGISRAKYWEFIYEDSMDLIAKLPCIAAKIYRNLYREGSSIGAIDPGLDWSHNFSNMLGYSDPQFIELMRLYLTIHSDHEGGNVSAHTSHLVGSALSDPYLAFAAAMNGLAGPLHGLANQEVLVWLTNLQKELGQDVPDEKLRDFIWNTLNSGRVVPGYGHAVLRKTDPRYTCQREFALKHLPKDPMFKLVAQLYKIVPNVLLEQGKAKNPWPNVDAHSGVLLQYYGMKEMNYYTALFGVSRALGVLAQLIWSRALGFPLERPKSMSTDGLMQLVGFKSG; encoded by the exons AATGCACCATGTATATTCTTCGCTGCCCGACATGCCAGCTCTACTTCCACG AACCTGAAAGACGTCCTTGCCAACTTGATTCCCAAGGAGCAGTCGAGAATCAAGAGCTTCAGGCAGCAGTATGGGAACACGGTCATCGGACAAATCACTGTGGAGATG GTATATGGCGGGATGAGAGGCATGAAGGGGTTAATATACGAGACCTCTGTCCTGGACCCCGATGAG GGCATCCGCTTCCgcgggtacagcatccccgagtGCCAGAAGCTGCTGCCCAAAGCCCCGGGAGGGGAGGAGCCCCTGCCCGAGGGCCTCTTCTGGCTGCTGCTGACCAGAGATATCCCCACTCAGGAACAG GTGAACTGGGTCTCCCAAGAGTGGGCCAAGAGGGCGGCTCTGCCCTCCCATGTGGTGACCATGCTGGACAACTTCCCCACCAACCTGCACCCCATGTCCCAGCTCAGCGCCGCCATCACCGCCCTCAACAGCGAGAGCAGCTTCGCCCGGGCCTACTCCGAGGGCATCAGCCGGGCCAAGTACTGGGAG TTCATCTATGAGGACTCCATGGACCTGATCGCCAAGCTGCCTTGCATTGCCGCCAAGATCTACCGCAACCTGTACCGCGAGGGCAGCAGCATCGGGGCCATCGACCCGGGCCTGGACTGGTCCCATAACTTCAGCAACATGCTGGGCTACAGCGACCCCCAGTTCATCGAGCTCATGCGGCTCTACCTCACCATCCACAG TGATCACGAGGGCGGGAACGTCAGCGCCCACACCAGCCACCTGGTGGGCAGCGCCCTCTCGGACCCGTACCTCGCCTTCGCTGCAGCCATGAACGGCCTGGCCGGGCCGCTGCACGGCCTCGCCAATCAG GAGGTGCTGGTGTGGCTGACGAACCTGCAGAAGGAGCTGGGCCAGGACGTGCCTGACGAGAAGCTGCGAGATTTCATCTGGAATACGCTGAACTCCGGCCGG GTGGTCCCTGGCTACGGCCATGCCGTGCTGCGGAAGACGGACCCGCGCTACACCTGCCAGAGGGAGTTCGCCCTCAAGCACCTCCCCAAGGACCCCATGTTCAAACTGGTGGCGCAGCTGTACAAGATCGTCCCTAACGTGCTCCTGGAGCAGGGCAAGGCCAAGAACCCCTGGCCCAACGTGGACGCGCACAGCGGGGTGCTGCTGCAG taTTACGGCATGAAGGAGATGAATTACTACACCGCGCTGTTCGGCGTCTCGCGGGCCCTGGGCGTCCTGGCCCAGCTCATCTGGAGCCGGGCGCTCGGCTTCCCGCTGGAGAGACCCAAGTCCATGAGCACGGACGGCCTCATGCAGCTCGTGGGCTTCAAATCGGGGTAA